Proteins encoded by one window of Puntigrus tetrazona isolate hp1 chromosome 25, ASM1883169v1, whole genome shotgun sequence:
- the tph1a gene encoding tryptophan 5-hydroxylase 1a — protein sequence MYSTKSEGPRRGRSFDSMNLGLTLEEKQLNNEMNKSAFPKIEENKDNKTASTERGRAAVVFSLKNEVGGLVKALKLFQENHVNLVHIESRKSKRRNSEFEIFVDCDSNREQLHEIIQLLRKHVNVLEMDAPDNRLPEESEMENVPWFPKKISDLDKCANRVLMYGSDLDADHPGFKDNVYRKRRKYFADLAMSYKHGDPIPRIEFTEEEVKTWGVVFRELNKLYPTHACREYLKNLPLLIKHCDVREDNIPQLEDVSRFLKERTGFTIRPVAGYLSPRDFLAGLAFRVFHCTQYVRHSSDPLYTPEPDTCHELLGHVPLLAEPSFAQFSQEIGLASLGASDDSVQKLATCYFFTVEFGLCKQEGRLRAYGAGLLSSISELKHALSGNARILPFDPNVTCKQECIITTFQDVYFVSDTFEEAKVKMREFAKTIKRPFSVRYNPYTQSVDVLKDTTSINNVVEELRHELDIIGDALSRLNKQLGV from the exons ATGTATTCCACTAAAAGCGAGGGACCGCGCAGAGGAAGATCTTTTGACTCCATGAACCTTGGTCTGACGTTGGAAGAGAAGCAGCTTAACAATGAG ATGAACAAATCTGCTTTTCCAAAGATCGAGGAGAATAAAGACAACAAAACGGCATCTACAGAGAGAGGCCGGGCTGCTGTTGTGTTCTCCTTGAAGAATGAAGTCGGTGGACTCGTAAAGGCACTAAAACTTTTCCAG GAAAACCACGTCAACCTGGTGCACATCGAGTCCAGAAAATCCAAAAGGCGCAACTCAGAGTTCGAGATCTTCGTGGACTGCGACAGCAATCGCGAGCAGCTTCACGAGATCATTCAGCTGCTGAGGAAGCACGTGAACGTGCTAGAGATGGACGCTCCTGACAACCGCCTGCCTGAAGAAAGCG AGATGGAGAACGTGCCGTGGTTCCCGAAGAAGATTTCGGATCTGGATAAATGCGCGAACCGTGTGCTGATGTACGGATCGGATCTGGATGCGGATCATCCA GGTTTCAAGGACAACGTCTATCGCAAAAGGAGGAAGTATTTTGCAGACTTGGCTATGAGCTACAAACA CGGAGACCCCATTCCCCGTATAGAGTTCACAGAGGAGGAGGTGAAAACATGGGGGGTGGTGTTCAGGGAGCTGAATAAACTCTACCCCACGCACGCCTGCCGCGAGTATCTCAAGAACCTGCCCTTGCTCATCAAACACTGTGACGTACGCGAGGACAACATCCCGCAGCTGGAGGACGTCTCGCGCTTCCTCAAAG AGCGCACCGGCTTCACCATCAGGCCTGTGGCTGGCTATCTCTCTCCACGAGACTTCCTGGCAGGTCTGGCCTTCCGTGTGTTTCACTGCACTCAGTATGTGCGACACAGCTCAGACCCGCTCTACACACCCGAGCC GGACACATGTCACGAGCTGCTTGGACACGTCCCTCTATTGGCTGAGCCCAGCTTTGCTCAGTTCAGTCAGGAGATCGGTCTGGCGTCACTGGGAGCGTCGGATGACTCTGTACAGAAACTCGCCACT TGTTATTTCTTCACTGTTGAGTTTGGCCTCTGTAAGCAAGAAGGGAGACTCAGAGCTTACGGAGCAGGTCTGCTGTCCTCCATCAGCGAACTGAAG CACGCGCTCTCGGGAAACGCCAGGATCTTGCCCTTTGACCCCAACGTGACATGCAAGCAGGAGTGCATCATCACCACCTTTCAGGACGTCTACTTCGTTTCGGACACCTTTGAAGAAGCAAAAGTCAAAATGAG ggaGTTTGCAAAGACCATCAAGAGGCCGTTCTCAGTGCGCTACAACCCATACACGCAGAGCGTCGACGTACTGAAGGACACGACCAGCATCAACAACGTGGTGGAAGAACTAAGACATGAGCTGGACATCATCGGAGATGCGCTAAGCAGGCTAAACAAACAGTTAGGAGTCTGA